From one Amphiura filiformis chromosome 13, Afil_fr2py, whole genome shotgun sequence genomic stretch:
- the LOC140167842 gene encoding uncharacterized protein, which translates to MEYASLCWMSASTTTLKLLDSIQSKALRIIGVDEQQARMDLTIPSLHHRRQVAAASVFYKMHTSLCPPDLKALLPKPYVIRRATRTSLSMPSHALTEPVSRTLSTGRTFVHVAVHVWNGIPDCVVGEITDYGAQPFKSRVHQHLLGL; encoded by the coding sequence ATGGAGTATGCCTCACTATGCTGGATGAGTGCCTCAACCACCACCCTGAAGCTCCTTGACTCCATACAGAGCAAAGCATTGAGGATTATTGGCGTAGACGAGCAGCAGGCAAGAATGGATCTTACCATCCCCTCTTTACATCACAGGCGACAGGTGGCTGCTGCATCTGTGTTCTACaagatgcacaccagcttgtgcccgcCAGACTTGAAAGCATTGCTGCCCAAGCCTTACGTGATCAGACGAGCCACTCGCACCAGTCTCTCAATGCCAAGTCATGCATTGACTGAGCCAGTCTCAAGAACCTTGTCAACAGGCAGAACTTTTGTTCATGTTGCAGTACATGTTTGGAATGGAATCCCGGATTGTGTAGTTGGAGAGATCACTGATTATGGGGCTCAACCCTTCAAGAGCCGTGTACATCAACATCTTTTGGGATTATGA